The DNA region atatcttattttcccTCAGATTTTATCTTTGGCTCGAGATGTTTTCTCGAAATTTGATGTTACAACTGTTTCTACTACTAAATGtccctttttataattttttgttgtcttctCTACGTAAAGGCTGCCTCCGTAGACGTTTGAGTTTATTTTCGGGTAGATAGGAgaatcaggggcacagctaggaattaaggctagggaggtgTGTAGGcgcaactaatgccggggtgtgtgggggtatggaataccctccaggataagcggtaggtgcgaaattaataaattgtggaattattTAGATAAATGTTTCAAAGTGGTGACTTTAAGGctttttaaaggatattttattaatccttaccctttcatattaataatatcaatccagttaagtaaaatggattaaacttaaaaatttctctgacctctggagACGTTTGGTTTTAtcccccctcgatgcgccactgaGGAGAATGTGTATGGAGAAATAGTACTCATACtcatttaaatcacagttaaatTTATATCTTACCTGTGAACGCCAGTTATCTTATATTTGGGATTATGAGCAACGTACAAGAATTGAAGTACGAAATATacactttatttcaatattaatttattacattatGTGTTAATAATAcgatattttatgattgatacacaaaccaaaacaaacgcaatgataaccatattaaaaatcttttttattttgaaagaatcTGGGGGGCATGTGCACCTGTACGCCTCCCAAAATTTGCATCTGTACCCTCATCGTCGGAGCATTGAGCAACTCATAAATTTTACTCTTTCAGTAGTGAcagaattgtttttcttttaattttttagtaaaaatattcaacgtgTTCTGAGTGAAATATAGTAAAGGTTTCCTCAAATATAGTATATTAAACACCGCCTCTTATATCTCTTTAGACTCCTTTTTTGCTGAAGAAACTACACGATATCATGTGCGTTAGTAGGACCAtgatcatgaaaattaaaatcataattcatGCCATGAAAACCAGTTAGGTGATATTTCCAGCGATATTATCATTTGgagccatttttttcaattcgtatgCATTGGGAGTGCGTGTGTTGCCACCTGCTGTCAATTCAATCATAAGAAGGCGATGAGAAATGTCCAAGAGAGATTTAAAGGATATCAGGGGGAGATAAGAAGTGGATGGGAGAAAAGTCTAATGAAGATGAAAAGAGGCAATGTGGGGTGATGGGGGCCTAGGCTGGTGATCAAGATAGTTACTCTTACTGGAGGGCCCTGCCttggaatatttatgaaaacccTTGCAGGGAAAAGGATTTTGAAGCCATTCTGCCTCATAAAAACtagatgaaaatttataaaaaataacaatttcgcaAGAAAGTCCTGAGAATTtctcagcttataaaatttaatgatgtacTTGAGCTGTTTCTTCTCAatctccgatgggtcatgaacagaagacgaagcgatggaataaaaatgattcctttgattttttgcctttttccagaagttcatcgcccgtttgaaaacgcttacctcctagccacatcttcactTTAGCATAAAGATGGAATTATTAATGGATGGAGATAGAGGATCACCAATTATGCATGACAAATggaatcttttaaaattttcaacatatttcaagGTTACGCAGTCGATTCGGTAATCCGATGGTTAAGCGCAGTTAAATAATATAAGTGATGGTGCACATGGGGAAGGAAATTGAGAGCTAAGGTGACTTGCATTTCTAAGAGGAGAGAAGAAAGTGAGGAAGAAAAGGTGGCTTAAGCATGCTTTCAACGAATAGCACCAAGAAGAACTAGACTGCATTTCATTTGACGGACGAATTATttcacttgaagtgccctcccgAAAACAAGGCAAATATTGATCATTTTATGATGAATTTCCACCCTTGCCGGCATCCGCTATTAAGTCGTTACTCAGGAACAACTattctatttaaataaaagatggtggcGCTATTCCACATAAGTtcaatgcgtacgatgcgttgctgctcaaagagccatcatctggtacaaatcATGTATATTAAACATTGCGTAAACGTGCTAccatctttcatttaaatatgtcgatCTTCCATCATATTGCACCTGCATCTCTTGAATTTCtccttttgttttaattttctttttccgtttttctctttttcatcggcctattttcttaaaatgtcaGGTCATAGATTTTCGCGAATATGTTCTCTATTTTCATTCTAATCTCACTAACCCCATTTCCCTAGGTTCCCTAATAAACAATCAGTACTCCTGCTTGGTTATACGTAGAAAACTCCCCAACAGCTTTAAGagtaacaataattattttttctagagCAGAATTGTTATTTCATTGTAGAAACTATGGTTCTGAGTGTTTACATTTAGAAAATGCCACTCTAgagcattttcctttttattctggTTGTGTattaagtgagatattttttATCCCAAGTCACGGTTAAGCTAGTTGTTTCAATCCCTCGCtgctttttacaaatttaaagataataatttcatgtttcttcttttatattgcagccaatatttaatattttcaaaccaaCGCTAAGATCGTGCGGTACTTCTTGTTGACCATTGTCACCACGCCTGCTTCATACGACCAACTTCTGCTGAATCCAACACCCGCTGaattaaattattccattttccCAATAATGGCGAGCAACATTCCTACCAGCAATGCtgagcaatttgttgaggagaggctcATTCCTGGATTGTTGACTGGCTCATTGCTCCAGCATAAAGAGCTATTGGACATGTTGGAAGACGTCGATGTTCGGTACAAGAGACAAAAAACACTCTTGCACGTTGGTGTAGGACTTGGAAAATCTGATTGGGTCGAGGAATTGCTAGCGAGAGGGGCTGACACAGACATTACAGATGACagtcaacagaatgcattgtCTTCGGCTGAGGAGATGCTGCGGCAGTTCCCTGATGATGTAGAACGCTCAAAAGTGCTTAAATTGGTGATGTTGGTTTACAGGAGAGACCAAGTTATTTTGCATCGTCTGGCGGCATCTTCAAGTAGAAACACTGATCATGTAACACCAgtggctagcccagaatgtgaCATTGCATCTCTTAAGTCCTCTGTGGACTCACTGAGGctagagatgaaatctcttgtgcgacagctgagctcatcGTTGGAGGAACTCAAGGCTCAAGTTTGTGGACGAGATGCACTGTTGCGTTGCCTGGAAGAGGCCGTGACGTCAACAGTAGAGGACGTGACGTCAGCAAAGCTTGGAATGGGAGGGAAGGCATCTTTAAGTCAACCTACATCCGATCCGGCCAGAGCTAGGCAGGAGTGCGTGGATGTCATGATGCGAAAGACAAGGATAATGTATGGAGATGGAGTGGAAGAAATGCgtagattgtatgagagactgtatgatgaAGATGAATACACTGCTTGtgttattaaatatttgtgtgaTGATGATCGGGTAAAGGTGATGGTGGACTTAAATTCTACAAGTATTGAAAGGATAAGGAAGAAGTTTCTGGATTTGGATGGGACTAAGGAGAATGGGAGATATGTtaattcattttgtgattttgagagtaAGACTGTGTATTTCAGTGCAAAGGATTGTTCTGGTGATAGAGAGAAAGTTGCATGTGCTTTTTTTGCTCGTCCCCTCACGCAATTAACcttgaaattagtttttgataatgaggggAGGCCATGTAGCAAGGGAGATGTCGAACAAGAGCGTGAATGGATGAGGGCTATAGAGGagttggaggagaggagggaaagggGAGAGGAAATAGAATGGGTTATCAGGAATGCATTGTTTAGAGAGACACTGAAGGCAAAGGTATGTTGGATGGCTGCAGCTGTCCCTTATATTATCGTTAATTATGGATCCACAGAAGGAAGAGCTATTCTGCAACAACAAGCGCCTCTCCTCTTCTCTTTATATTCTAACAATGTGATGGGAACACTTCTAGCCAGTGGAAAGGTGGGTATTATGTCTATTTCTCACGCATTTATCATTTATGGTCTTAATTAAAACATTCTAATCATTATATGAAGCTGTATTAGCGGGTGAAtcggtaattaataaatttaaatataaacaaagttTTGAATATTGAAAGATTAGTTCGTAAGTTAATTTTCCAAGATTTCCCAGAAGTGGGCAACTCATTGGTTTGGCATGTAAAGATGAAATGAAACTTCTGGTGCATTGATACTAAATCCTTAGTTAATCCTCTCATGTGTTCTATGAGTAGTTTGACTTAATGAGAGTGGGGTTTggtagtattaaaatatttaaatgctatttattttagtCAAACATTCTACTTCTCGATATTCCAAGATGCagatttctttttaaaagatAACATGTATTGAAGATCTTATGTGTCATAAGTTTAAGAAAGTGACTTCAAAACTAACTAACTCTAATCTAATGGATAAATATCgaagtaaagataaaataaagtAAGGAAATTGGTGTACCTATATTCAAATCCATTATTTATCAATCCAGTGATTCATATGTGAACTGCAAACAATAGTGaaagtcttccaatattttttacttataaaacaAATGATTATTGTAGAACATGGGttttttggaatatatttgataattattgCTTATAAATACTGCCATTGCATTCTTGTAAATGgaggtaatattttatctcactatgaatattgacctaattttgacattgcattttgtttgtgattgcactacttttcattccattaatttatattttctgtttcagagatgaatttggccGGATATACTTTGGAGATTGCGATGGAGCCAGtcctgaagatgaaaattttgttcatattcatttatttagtcTCACAGTCTCACAGTTTTTATTGGGTTAACTGAATTAATTGTGTATTAAGTGCAATCGTTACACCTATTATATGATTATACTCAgacattattttgatttcatgTTTGCTGCATGGCACTTTTTCATTCGGCAGGTAATCACATTTTGAGATGCATATTGTTTTAATCTTGTGGGCAAACAATTTTATCAGCCTTTTCCTAGTCATGCCGctataatatttgtatttttgataatatatcaCTTTGCATCTCATTTACGCTATAAGTAAATGGAAGGAATGTATCATTTTCGCTTACCAATGTAATCCTACAATTTATCTTAAAGCCATCGTGCACATAAATCTATTTGCAACACATGCAGCTCTttccaattttataatcatattttgccAGATGCTCTCATGTTCGTATAGCCCTTTGATGAACATTGGTTTGTTTTGGCTCCTTGCTCTGGCCTTGTTTGACCCATACACTTCAGAGACATTTCCCTCTAGTTTGCAACCATAATGATGTAGGCATAACATTGTGTAGTAGGCATAACACTATATTCGTCCAAGATTGTtaatttcaaacataattttatataatttttagtataatttaaatgtgatgtagaatataaatttacaatCTCGTCATACTTGTCATACAATGGTtaagatggaattttttttcaatttctaccaGTTGGAAGGCTTTTAAGAAATGTCGTAATTAAGTAATTAcgttcttaaattcattttcctacATGTTTGTGACCTAAGTCCATTTTTATTCTagttggcctttttcaaattttcactggcGTTAGAGAAGATCATGGCAATCATTCATGCATGTATATATTTCAAACATTTGCATATCCTTTGTATAGTATTCACTTGACGGGAAATAGGTATTTTCTTATTAATAAGCAATAGTAAATGTCTCCTTATCCTCAGGATTGCTGCTTGGTTTTCAAGGATTTAAGTGAATATAATGGTTATACATGTTACCAGTTCTCTTCATAAGAAATATAGCTATTCCTATGTCATGCCTTTGTGAGGCCTCCTTTCTTTGGTTTTCATCGTATATCTaggtttttttcttaaatgaCTCTTCATTTGTCCAATCTCCATTTGGTAAATGGGTTtgggttttttttttactttttatgttttgcaattttactttttctattttttgcattagtaTCTGTTGCTCATTCGTGTCtgtaattatataatttggtGTTATTTTATTGTCTCTCTGCTACCTGGTGGCAACAGAAATGTGGTTGTTATGATGTGtagttttttccaaaagaaaatccatttacaacgattgatttttttctaaggtatttctgaattgataattttacctgtGCTGCACCACTCAAGTTGGTAAGGCAAGATTAACCATCcagattttgaaaatatgttccattagatataaatataatatatttatttcattaactaatCTGCAGTAATTATGGGtggatttcaaaaaatattttataatcatgtctgatggtaaatattttacatgtaataTGCTTTATGATTATTACTTGTAATTGATAATCTAGGATAATGAATGCATATCAATGAGAAAAACTATGCATCTCTGAATATTCCTCTTTTGTATCTGTTGGCTTATCTCTGAAGAGGAATGGCAAGATATCCTCACTTAAGGTATTgccttttctcatttattttgtattatttttcttcacatttatttttcaatataaaaaagtCATGATACTATGAGgaagtaatgtatttatttttcaataggtGAATCAATTATCATGTAGTTGTAAATGTATGCATAGTGTTtgtataattaaattacttatatGGTATCACACTATATTGTGTACAATGCCGTTCAAGGCACATTTGgagaaatagcatttcattgaatgtgatgtgattaaaccagttttttttttaattttttctgcaaactGGTGTGGAGCTTAATCCAATATTGCATTTCATGCTCCACACAGATAAAATAAATCTCGTATGGCTCAAGtttcagtgatttattttggTTTGAAATCAGTATCCCATGTGGTGTATCAGATTCaatgatgacaatatttacaaaCAAGGTGCAGAAGGACCTCCTGATGTTCACCTCGTATTTGCCATGATGCTTTTTAGTGCTGTGCTCCATAGCCCACCtcatccttaattttttaaatctaatcgCCTATCAaaggtattattatatttttcaattttgttatgcATATGATATGAATCCATTTTAAGGGTGAAATTATAATTATCCAGCTCAACCCGCAGTTATTGTAACTACATTGCATTTCCTACCAATCATGGGTTTATACGCTAGGACCTCCTTTCCCTCCGAATTTTAATGCGGTATTTTGAAATTGCATTATCACGAATGTGCagacattttatgtatttactaCACTCCGCAATAACTCGAAGCagtggaatagtatttttttctgctgaaacgtTTCCCTGTGTCAAATGGAAGCACAGAacatgtattgctgtctacagtgacAACCGAGATATAATTCCATCAAACAATGCTGACctacccagataacacggcatttgtattacatctgtattacatcaataatacacaaaaagtacgtgaccaaatacatatgtataagatggaatacgatcgtattacataggtatatttcacgtaaaagtggttcaaaagtccctatggatgtatgtatacgtgcgtattacaaattggaaatctgaatacccatacatgaattatacatatgtatacgatggaatacaatcatattacgtctgtatatttcacgtaaaagtggctaaaaagtccctcaggatgtatgtatacatgcgtattataaattggaaatctgaatatccctacatgtaatatacatatgtatctgcaggccctcgtacacgaattatacatattgattttctaaCCCACATCcactaaacatcaatatggatcaaacggatgaataaatataaggaaaccagaacatacagataataaaacatttattcaaagagaaaaataaaataatacacacaaagaacaagtctggccatga from Ischnura elegans chromosome 13 unlocalized genomic scaffold, ioIscEleg1.1 SUPER_13_unloc_4, whole genome shotgun sequence includes:
- the LOC124173173 gene encoding uncharacterized protein LOC124173173, whose amino-acid sequence is MASNIPTSNAEQFVEERLIPGLLTGSLLQHKELLDMLEDVDVRYKRQKTLLHVGVGLGKSDWVEELLARGADTDITDDSQQNALSSAEEMLRQFPDDVERSKVLKLVMLVYRRDQVILHRLAASSSRNTDHVTPVASPECDIASLKSSVDSLRLEMKSLVRQLSSSLEELKAQVCGRDALLRCLEEAVTSTVEDVTSAKLGMGGKASLSQPTSDPARARQECVDVMMRKTRIMYGDGVEEMRRLYERLYDEDEYTACVIKYLCDDDRVKVMVDLNSTSIERIRKKFLDLDGTKENGRYVNSFCDFESKTVYFSAKDCSGDREKVACAFFARPLTQLTLKLVFDNEGRPCSKGDVEQEREWMRAIEELEERRERGEEIEWVIRNALFRETLKAKVCWMAAAVPYIIVNYGSTEGRAILQQQAPLLFSLYSNNVMGTLLASGKR